From the genome of Polyodon spathula isolate WHYD16114869_AA chromosome 14, ASM1765450v1, whole genome shotgun sequence, one region includes:
- the plaat1 gene encoding phospholipase A and acyltransferase 1 → MASNDNFTAENPGNPQPGDLIEIFRPAYQHWALYLGDSYVINITPVDEGQAAPFSSAKSVFSRKALVRMQLLKEVVGSDSYQINNKYDDKYTPLPICDIIAWAEFLIGQEVSYDLLGNNCEHFVTLLRYGEGVSDQASRAIGAISFASAAASAVSLLGLLHTRSRQRHF, encoded by the exons ATGGCCTCCAATGATAACTTCACTGCTGAAAACCCTGGGAACCCCCAGCCCGGGGACCTGATTGAGATCTTCCGGCCGGCCTATCAGCACTGGGCACTGTACCTGGGGGACAGCTATGTCATCAACATCACGCCTGTGG ACGAAGGCCAGGCTGCTCCTTTCTCCAGCGCCAAGTCTGTGTTCAGTAGGAAGGCCCTGGTGCGCATGCAGCTCCTGAAGGAAGTGGTCGGCAGCGACTCGTATCAAATCAACAACAAGTACGACGACAAGTACACGCCTCTGCCTATCTGTGACATCATTGCCTGGGCAGAGTTCCTCATTGGACAGGAGGTGTCGTATGACCTGCTCGGCAACAACTGCGAGCACTTCGTCACCCTGCTGCGCTACGGGGAGGGCGTGTCTGACCAG GCATCACGGGCAATCGGGGCAATCAGCTTTGCTTCGGCGGCTGCCAGTGCTGTCTCCCTGCTGGGGCTGCTCCACACCCGATCCAGACAGAGGCACTTCTGA
- the LOC121326345 gene encoding DNA-directed RNA polymerases I, II, and III subunit RPABC3: MAGILFEDIFDVKDIDPDGMKFERVSRLHCESESFKMDLILDINIQIYPVDLGDKFRLVIASTLYEDGTPDDGEYNPTDDRPSRADQFDYVMYGKVYKIEGDETSTEAATRLSAYVSYGGLLMRLQGDANNLHGFEVDSRVYLLMKKLAF; this comes from the exons ATGGCAGGAATCCTGTTTGAGGATATCTTTGACGTGAAGGACATTGACCCAGATGGGATGAAGTTTGAGAGAG TTTCGCGGCTGCACTGTGAAAGCGAGTCCTTCAAGATGGACCTGATCCTTGACATCAACATCCAGATCTACCCCGTTGACTTGG GAGACAAGTTCCGCCTGGTGATTGCTAGTACTCTCTACGAAGACGGCACCCCTGATGATGGAGAATACAACCCCACTGATGACCGGCCCTCGAG GGCGGACCAGTTTGATTACGTGATGTATGGGAAGGTGTATAAGATCGAAGGCGATGAGACCTCGACGGAAGCTGCAACACGCCT CTCTGCCTATGTCTCCTATGGGGGTCTCCTGATGCGACTGCAGGGCGATGCCAACAACCTGCACGGGTTCGAGGTGGACTCCCGAGTCTACCTGCTCATGAAGAAACTGGCCTTCTAG